A window of Corallococcus macrosporus DSM 14697 contains these coding sequences:
- the serC gene encoding 3-phosphoserine/phosphohydroxythreonine transaminase produces MRIINFNAGPAGLPLPALERARDELLDFQGSGMSVMEHSHRGREYEGVHDEAISLLTGLLGIPETHQVLFLTGGASQQFAQVPMNFLPPGGSADYLMTGVWSEKAFDEAKYYGTPRVAVSTAQPDKRYTRVPRQDELRLDPGAAYVHLTSNNTIFGTQWHTFPDVGGVPLVADMSSDFLWKRMDVSRFGLIYAGAQKNLGPSGVTLVVADKAFIARGRKDIPKIFRYATHAENNSLYNTPPTLAIYLVRNVLAWVRSVGGLAQLEQWNQEKAALLYGAIDRHADFYRAPVERESRSVMNVVFHLPTEALDAAFIADARQQGMVGLKGHRTAGGIRVSMYNAVSVENVRTLVSFMDHFVKTRG; encoded by the coding sequence ATGCGCATCATCAACTTCAATGCCGGCCCGGCCGGCCTGCCTCTGCCCGCTCTCGAGCGCGCTCGGGACGAGCTGCTGGACTTCCAGGGCTCCGGGATGTCGGTGATGGAGCACAGCCACCGGGGCCGGGAATACGAAGGGGTCCATGACGAGGCCATCTCCCTGTTGACGGGCCTGCTCGGGATTCCGGAGACCCACCAGGTCCTCTTCCTCACGGGCGGCGCCTCCCAGCAGTTCGCCCAGGTGCCCATGAACTTCCTGCCGCCGGGGGGCAGCGCGGACTACCTCATGACGGGCGTGTGGAGCGAGAAGGCCTTCGATGAGGCGAAGTACTATGGCACGCCGCGCGTCGCGGTGAGCACGGCGCAGCCGGACAAGCGCTACACCCGGGTGCCCCGGCAGGACGAGCTGCGGCTGGACCCCGGCGCCGCGTACGTGCACCTCACCAGCAACAACACCATCTTCGGCACCCAGTGGCACACCTTCCCGGACGTGGGGGGCGTGCCGTTGGTGGCGGACATGAGCTCGGACTTCCTGTGGAAGCGCATGGACGTCAGCCGGTTCGGCCTCATCTACGCCGGCGCGCAGAAGAACCTGGGGCCCTCCGGCGTGACGCTGGTGGTGGCCGACAAGGCGTTCATCGCGCGGGGGCGCAAGGACATCCCCAAGATCTTCCGCTACGCCACGCACGCGGAGAACAACTCGCTCTACAACACGCCGCCCACCCTGGCCATCTACCTGGTGCGCAACGTCCTGGCCTGGGTGCGCTCCGTGGGCGGCCTGGCGCAGCTGGAGCAGTGGAATCAGGAGAAGGCGGCGCTGCTCTACGGCGCCATCGACCGGCACGCGGACTTCTACCGCGCGCCGGTGGAGCGCGAGTCCCGTTCAGTGATGAACGTCGTGTTCCACCTGCCCACCGAGGCGCTGGACGCGGCCTTCATCGCTGACGCACGGCAGCAGGGGATGGTGGGCCTCAAGGGGCACCGGACGGCCGGAGGAATCCGCGTTTCCATGTACAACGCGGTGAGCGTGGAGAATGTGCGCACACTGGTCTCCTTCATGGACCACTTCGTGAAGACACGCGGCTAG
- a CDS encoding RNA polymerase sigma factor: protein MGASEGLTDWVRRASLGQASAYSELYRRMRPLVARLVGGFAQLDADEVEDVIQETFVRAFRALPRLKEPGAFESWLLSIARNRARTRLERKSNTRRLEGDVADPEPETVPHIPEALQLERDIEVVRRLIAELPEGEEKRTVQLFYIEGELSAREIAEKLGVGKSAVTMRLERFRSRIKRELLRRVLAGRWE from the coding sequence GTGGGTGCGTCGGAGGGACTGACGGATTGGGTGCGGCGGGCTTCGCTGGGGCAGGCGTCTGCCTACAGCGAGCTCTACCGACGCATGCGTCCACTGGTGGCGCGGCTGGTGGGAGGCTTCGCGCAACTGGACGCGGACGAGGTGGAGGACGTCATCCAGGAGACCTTCGTGCGGGCCTTCCGGGCGCTGCCGCGGCTGAAGGAGCCGGGGGCCTTCGAGTCCTGGCTCCTGTCCATTGCCCGCAACCGGGCCCGGACGCGGCTGGAGCGGAAGTCGAACACCCGGCGGCTGGAGGGAGACGTGGCGGACCCGGAACCGGAGACGGTCCCCCACATTCCCGAGGCCCTGCAGTTGGAGCGTGACATCGAGGTGGTGCGGCGGCTCATCGCGGAGCTGCCCGAGGGCGAGGAGAAACGGACGGTGCAGCTCTTCTACATCGAGGGTGAACTGTCCGCGCGTGAGATCGCGGAGAAGCTGGGCGTGGGAAAGAGCGCGGTGACGATGCGGCTGGAACGGTTCCGGTCTCGAATCAAGCGCGAGCTGTTGCGGCGAGTCCTCGCCGGCCGGTGGGAGTGA
- a CDS encoding caspase family protein: MRRLLPILLACLAACAAPSSGEKGGLVPLTLDEASLSSAYKPRRMALLVGISSFDDPRWRGLRYTGKDARDLGAALSDPARGHFDHVRVLTRREETTRTAILAALRQLKQEANRPDDVVVVYFSAHGTLARDAKGELRRYLVTRDASYRNIPQTALGMDALKAEFDGLASRRRMLVLATCHSGSGKSLLPRELKAELEGIKSGFYARPLEESSRASMVFAACDWGETAREDESLRNDIYTHFLIDGLSGAADRNGDGAVTATEAHDHARRRTFAFTEGRQRPSAEILEVGADPVVLSGSITRSGRPELFSYNPRLDGFTLKVDGEARTELPGGAAVPPGRRTVELTKGDAVLMRRDVEVGQGDRLPLERLLAQAFPRRSLSLLGGMFSFADARSRAELLPVSPEVALSLRLEDKPLEDFGLLFDVAFSTGQRHLRLTPGSEVPFRYTTFAAGAALPYLWRWERLTVFAGPRVAGLYLRRSFDVEAAATGQRFFTVSPGVVGGIVWRVGERLELMSQAQLMLTYVVVDGQGQAVGFTGGWAGAGYRF; this comes from the coding sequence GTGAGGCGACTCCTTCCCATCCTCCTGGCATGCCTGGCCGCATGCGCCGCGCCCTCCTCCGGGGAGAAGGGCGGCCTGGTGCCGCTCACGCTCGATGAGGCCTCGCTGTCCAGCGCCTACAAGCCGCGCCGGATGGCCCTGCTGGTGGGCATCTCCTCGTTCGACGACCCGCGCTGGCGGGGGCTGCGCTACACCGGCAAGGACGCGCGGGACCTGGGCGCCGCCCTGAGCGATCCCGCGCGGGGCCATTTCGACCACGTGCGCGTGCTCACCCGCCGCGAGGAGACGACGCGCACGGCCATCCTCGCCGCGCTCCGGCAGCTCAAGCAGGAGGCCAACCGGCCGGATGACGTGGTGGTCGTCTACTTCTCCGCGCACGGCACGCTGGCGCGCGACGCGAAAGGCGAGCTGCGGCGCTACCTGGTCACCCGCGACGCGTCGTACCGGAACATCCCCCAGACGGCGCTCGGCATGGACGCGCTGAAGGCGGAGTTCGACGGGCTGGCCAGCCGGCGCCGCATGCTGGTGCTGGCCACCTGTCACAGCGGCAGCGGCAAGTCCCTGCTGCCCAGGGAGCTGAAGGCGGAGCTGGAGGGCATCAAGTCCGGCTTCTACGCCCGGCCCCTGGAGGAGTCGTCGCGCGCGTCCATGGTGTTCGCCGCCTGCGACTGGGGTGAGACGGCGCGCGAGGACGAGAGCCTGCGCAACGACATCTACACCCACTTCCTCATCGACGGCCTGAGCGGCGCGGCGGACCGCAATGGTGACGGCGCCGTCACGGCCACCGAGGCCCACGACCACGCCCGCCGCCGCACCTTCGCCTTCACGGAGGGACGCCAGCGTCCGTCAGCGGAAATCCTGGAAGTGGGCGCGGACCCGGTGGTGCTCTCCGGCAGCATCACCCGGAGCGGCCGCCCGGAGCTGTTCTCCTACAACCCGCGCCTGGACGGCTTCACGCTCAAGGTGGACGGCGAGGCGCGCACGGAGCTGCCCGGCGGCGCGGCGGTGCCCCCCGGTAGACGGACGGTGGAGCTGACCAAGGGTGACGCCGTCCTCATGCGCCGCGACGTGGAGGTGGGCCAGGGAGACCGGCTGCCCCTGGAGCGGTTGCTGGCGCAGGCCTTCCCCCGGCGCTCGCTGTCGCTGCTGGGGGGGATGTTCTCCTTCGCGGACGCGCGCAGCCGCGCCGAGCTGCTGCCCGTCTCCCCGGAGGTCGCGCTGTCCCTGCGCCTGGAGGACAAACCGCTGGAGGATTTCGGCCTCCTCTTCGACGTGGCCTTCAGCACCGGCCAACGGCACCTGCGCCTGACACCGGGGAGCGAGGTGCCCTTCCGGTACACCACGTTCGCCGCGGGCGCCGCCCTGCCCTACCTGTGGCGATGGGAGCGGCTGACGGTGTTCGCGGGCCCCCGCGTGGCCGGCCTGTACCTGAGGCGGTCCTTTGACGTAGAGGCCGCCGCCACGGGGCAACGGTTCTTCACCGTCAGCCCCGGCGTGGTGGGCGGCATCGTGTGGCGCGTGGGTGAGCGGCTGGAGCTGATGTCGCAGGCCCAGCTCATGTTGACGTATGTCGTGGTGGACGGGCAGGGGCAGGCCGTGGGTTTCACGGGTGGCTGGGCTGGCGCGGGATATCGCTTTTGA
- a CDS encoding carboxypeptidase-like regulatory domain-containing protein, translating to MRSTFHIAVATLLTCVAAGCGNLENAPFRVGTVHGQLTESDPAVAMVSLVEQPGVSSHVDADGHFTLRDVPSGPAELFIVATSEKAARVQVQVPGGQSVRVRPVEPTPAGFFDLRVKTTNGFRLPATEVSVEGTPFQRLLLDAQGRLRVGPLPDGCYAVSVTAIGFPRTQTEACAGPGERKELKVDLEVDASLLEQGCQEHGCEEGLVCAPNKKCLECFGNGHCPGGLTCRGNRCEGSGPLCAPCTGDWQCAPDTHCEVLPEGNAACVARCTPGAGAPPPSQDTRDDRATQCAPGFTCQSDRCLPDAANFAGCHALRRMDAPCTDDASCHELGLLSGRCVSGACTVPCATDRDCPGSRRCVTSSVGDVCQVGT from the coding sequence ATGCGCTCGACGTTTCACATCGCGGTCGCCACCCTCCTGACGTGCGTCGCGGCGGGCTGCGGGAACCTGGAGAACGCGCCCTTCCGCGTGGGCACCGTTCATGGGCAGCTCACGGAGAGCGACCCCGCGGTGGCCATGGTGTCGCTGGTGGAGCAGCCCGGCGTGAGCAGCCACGTCGACGCTGACGGGCACTTCACCCTGCGGGACGTCCCGTCGGGGCCCGCCGAGCTCTTCATCGTCGCCACCTCGGAGAAGGCCGCGCGCGTCCAGGTGCAGGTGCCGGGAGGCCAGTCCGTCCGGGTGCGGCCGGTGGAACCCACGCCCGCGGGTTTCTTCGACCTGCGGGTGAAGACGACCAACGGGTTCCGGCTGCCTGCGACGGAGGTCTCCGTGGAGGGCACGCCCTTCCAGCGGCTCCTGCTGGATGCGCAGGGCCGGCTGCGCGTGGGCCCGCTGCCGGACGGCTGCTACGCCGTGTCGGTGACGGCCATTGGCTTTCCGCGCACCCAGACCGAGGCTTGCGCGGGTCCGGGAGAGCGGAAGGAGCTCAAGGTCGACCTGGAGGTGGACGCGTCGCTGCTCGAGCAGGGCTGCCAGGAGCATGGCTGCGAGGAGGGCCTGGTGTGCGCGCCGAACAAGAAGTGCCTGGAGTGCTTCGGCAACGGGCACTGCCCAGGGGGGCTGACCTGCAGGGGCAACCGCTGCGAGGGCTCCGGGCCCCTGTGCGCCCCCTGCACGGGCGACTGGCAATGCGCCCCTGACACCCACTGCGAGGTGCTCCCCGAGGGGAACGCGGCGTGCGTGGCCCGGTGCACCCCCGGCGCCGGTGCCCCTCCCCCGTCCCAGGACACGCGGGACGACCGCGCGACGCAGTGCGCGCCGGGCTTCACCTGCCAGTCCGACCGCTGCCTGCCGGATGCCGCGAACTTCGCGGGCTGCCACGCCTTGCGCAGGATGGACGCGCCCTGCACCGACGACGCGAGCTGCCACGAGCTGGGGCTGCTGAGCGGGCGCTGCGTCAGCGGGGCCTGCACGGTGCCCTGCGCCACGGACCGCGACTGCCCGGGCAGCCGGCGGTGCGTGACGTCGTCGGTGGGCGACGTCTGCCAGGTCGGGACGTGA
- a CDS encoding DNA-binding domain-containing protein, translating to MKPSLRAFFDSMGAYLAQPGPASLTALYARHPGWDAPRERVALYGGFVLGHVRAALEKVFPLTRQAVTPDAWDALVAGFTRTRPARHHELNHLGEGFPAFLSDEVSSRALAPFLPALARFEWTDFAVFASEAPAPPRVARLTANPTLVVLEQDFRLCAYVRARGAPSPPEAGAELALLWRHPEQLRTFYMAATPPALLVLKMAVEGLALEDVVAATGLADAELRATVTRFGRDGLVLLPEDAARG from the coding sequence ATGAAGCCCTCCCTGCGAGCCTTCTTCGACAGCATGGGGGCCTACCTCGCCCAGCCCGGTCCGGCGTCGTTGACGGCGCTGTACGCGAGGCATCCCGGGTGGGACGCGCCGCGCGAACGGGTGGCGCTGTACGGCGGCTTCGTGCTCGGCCATGTGCGCGCGGCCCTGGAGAAGGTGTTCCCGCTGACGCGCCAGGCGGTGACGCCGGACGCATGGGACGCGCTGGTGGCGGGCTTCACGCGGACCCGGCCCGCGCGGCACCACGAGCTCAACCACCTGGGTGAGGGCTTCCCCGCGTTCCTCTCGGACGAGGTGTCCTCGCGGGCGTTGGCGCCCTTCCTGCCCGCGCTGGCCCGCTTCGAGTGGACCGACTTCGCCGTGTTCGCCTCCGAGGCTCCCGCCCCCCCACGCGTGGCGCGGCTGACGGCCAACCCCACGCTGGTGGTGCTGGAGCAGGACTTCCGGCTGTGCGCCTACGTGCGGGCCCGGGGCGCCCCGAGTCCCCCCGAGGCGGGCGCGGAGCTGGCGCTGCTGTGGCGCCATCCGGAGCAGTTGCGGACCTTCTACATGGCCGCCACGCCGCCCGCGCTGCTGGTGCTGAAGATGGCGGTGGAGGGGCTCGCCCTGGAAGACGTGGTGGCGGCCACGGGCCTGGCGGACGCGGAGCTGCGCGCGACGGTGACGCGCTTTGGCCGCGACGGCCTGGTGCTGCTCCCGGAGGACGCCGCCCGGGGGTGA
- a CDS encoding DUF692 domain-containing protein, whose amino-acid sequence MVTYAQRHGLKPLGAGIGLRRSFYAELPRTGRALDWVEIIPENFLSLGGRSQRALEACAERWPVLPHGVGLNIGGPDALDDDYVRGLAALVKRVDAPFFSDHLCYSRLDGVYLHDLLPLPFSEAAVEHVVPRVREVMERVGRPFLLENPSYYARMPGGTLQEADFLRHVVEQADCGLLLDVNNVYVNARNHGYDARAFVDALPLERVVQIHLAGHTRYPDVIVDTHGDRVCDDVWSLYRYVLARTGPVATLIEWDQDIPSLDAVLDEADVARAALREATSR is encoded by the coding sequence GTGGTGACGTACGCACAGCGACATGGGTTGAAGCCACTGGGCGCGGGCATCGGGCTGCGCAGGAGCTTCTACGCGGAGCTTCCACGGACCGGACGGGCGCTCGACTGGGTTGAAATCATTCCGGAGAACTTCCTGTCGCTGGGCGGGCGCTCGCAGCGCGCGCTGGAGGCGTGCGCGGAGCGGTGGCCCGTGCTGCCCCACGGCGTGGGGTTGAACATCGGCGGTCCGGACGCGCTGGATGATGACTACGTCCGCGGCCTGGCGGCGCTGGTGAAGCGGGTGGACGCGCCCTTCTTCTCGGACCACCTCTGTTATTCGCGGCTGGACGGCGTGTACCTGCATGACCTGCTGCCGCTGCCCTTCAGCGAGGCCGCGGTGGAGCACGTGGTGCCCCGCGTGCGCGAGGTCATGGAGCGGGTGGGCCGTCCCTTCCTGCTGGAGAACCCCAGCTACTACGCGCGGATGCCCGGCGGCACGCTCCAGGAGGCGGACTTCCTCCGCCACGTCGTCGAGCAGGCGGACTGTGGGCTGCTGCTGGACGTGAACAACGTCTACGTCAACGCGCGCAACCATGGGTACGACGCGCGGGCCTTCGTGGATGCGCTGCCGCTGGAGCGCGTGGTGCAGATTCACCTGGCGGGCCACACGCGCTACCCGGACGTCATCGTGGACACGCACGGCGACCGCGTCTGTGACGACGTGTGGTCGCTCTATCGTTACGTGCTGGCGCGCACCGGCCCGGTGGCGACGCTCATCGAGTGGGACCAGGACATTCCCTCGCTGGACGCGGTGCTGGACGAGGCGGACGTGGCGCGAGCGGCGCTGCGGGAGGCCACGTCGCGATGA
- a CDS encoding helix-turn-helix domain-containing protein, whose protein sequence is MNDNALNANVGLKLRGLRLARNIKQADAAKDLGVSPAYLNLIEKGKRVMPFPLLWKALRYFDQDPEQFMSTLGEGRVDEALAKLLDEPLLKSLDIDPESLQSLSAEPKLAGTVAALFNLYKNTRTQLENVLAQLNVEERTRAQGGLGGNGAAPGVRFDYSPFDEVSDFLEKHRNYFPELEEQADALRRDVRLERQLTSGQLIRLLEERFGYRVLFDDPSPSGSSVVRRLDPEERTLTLSPFLTEQPLKFQIAASIGLLVMDREKLLERVLDAGRMRHGETQRLIKVNLANYFAGALMLPYGDFFKEVQRTRYDVELLSSIFGSTYETVAHRLCNLSDPKRPGIPFHFLRADIAGNISKRYSGTGIRFASGGGSCAKWAVHLAFLNPSQLTRQYSIMPDGTAYFCFAKVQLQPIEGSIVKGTAYSIGLGTHAENAKYLAYGLPTTDLRKDAIPSGISCRFCERTDCNQRAAASYRFAFAFDEYTKKDCFFSPILVHEKADKAEKDRGHGAHALHAANGNGTDGSEKDDLLDKTSRRRKGGDA, encoded by the coding sequence ATGAACGACAACGCACTGAACGCCAACGTGGGCCTGAAGCTTCGGGGACTGCGGCTTGCCCGGAACATCAAGCAAGCGGACGCGGCCAAGGACCTGGGCGTTTCCCCGGCGTACCTGAACCTGATTGAGAAGGGCAAGCGGGTGATGCCCTTCCCCCTGCTGTGGAAGGCCCTGCGCTACTTCGACCAGGACCCCGAGCAGTTCATGTCCACGCTGGGCGAAGGCCGCGTGGACGAGGCGCTCGCGAAGCTCCTGGACGAGCCGCTCCTCAAGAGCCTGGACATCGACCCGGAGTCGCTCCAGTCCCTCTCCGCGGAGCCGAAGCTCGCGGGCACGGTGGCGGCGCTCTTCAACCTCTACAAGAACACCCGCACGCAGTTGGAGAACGTGCTGGCGCAGCTCAACGTGGAGGAGCGCACGCGCGCCCAGGGCGGGCTGGGGGGCAACGGCGCCGCGCCCGGCGTCCGCTTCGACTACTCGCCCTTCGACGAGGTCAGCGACTTCCTGGAGAAGCACCGCAACTACTTCCCGGAGCTGGAGGAGCAGGCGGACGCGCTGCGCCGCGACGTGCGCCTGGAGCGGCAGCTCACCAGCGGCCAGCTCATCCGGCTGCTGGAGGAGCGCTTCGGCTACCGCGTCCTCTTCGACGACCCGTCCCCCAGCGGCTCGTCCGTGGTGCGGCGCCTGGACCCGGAGGAGCGGACGCTGACGCTGTCGCCCTTCCTCACCGAGCAGCCGCTGAAGTTCCAGATCGCCGCGTCCATTGGCCTGCTGGTGATGGACCGCGAGAAGCTGCTGGAGCGCGTGCTGGACGCGGGCCGCATGCGCCACGGCGAGACGCAGCGGCTCATCAAGGTGAACCTGGCCAACTACTTCGCCGGCGCGCTGATGCTGCCCTACGGGGACTTCTTCAAGGAGGTGCAGCGCACGCGCTACGACGTGGAGCTGCTCTCCAGCATCTTCGGCTCCACCTACGAGACGGTGGCCCACCGCCTGTGCAACCTGTCGGACCCGAAGCGGCCGGGGATTCCCTTCCACTTCCTGCGCGCGGACATCGCCGGCAACATCTCCAAGCGCTACAGCGGCACCGGCATCCGCTTCGCCTCGGGCGGCGGGAGCTGCGCCAAGTGGGCCGTGCACCTGGCCTTCCTCAACCCGTCCCAGCTCACGCGGCAGTACTCCATCATGCCGGACGGCACCGCCTACTTCTGCTTCGCCAAGGTGCAGCTCCAGCCCATCGAAGGCTCCATCGTCAAGGGCACCGCGTACTCCATTGGCCTGGGCACCCACGCGGAGAACGCCAAGTACCTGGCCTACGGCCTGCCCACCACGGACCTGCGCAAGGACGCGATTCCCTCCGGCATCTCCTGCCGCTTCTGCGAGCGCACCGACTGCAACCAGCGCGCGGCGGCCAGCTACCGCTTCGCCTTCGCCTTCGACGAGTACACGAAGAAGGACTGCTTCTTCTCCCCCATCCTGGTCCACGAGAAGGCCGACAAGGCGGAGAAGGACCGCGGCCACGGCGCCCACGCCCTGCACGCGGCCAACGGCAACGGGACTGACGGGAGCGAGAAGGACGATTTGTTGGACAAGACCTCCCGCCGCCGCAAGGGTGGCGACGCCTGA
- a CDS encoding tetratricopeptide repeat protein codes for MHHPTEDTQRTHILDAIQKQKNALAPLRITGSPTEVGQGLVNLAELHGLLEDHAASRQFYEEALEKFQEAKYKPGQAQALMGLGIVKANFEDHRGAIEQIARAAMLFNESKDREGEALARACIGESLRSLGQPEAAEEKYQEALILLRQTRNSERVARLLIDIGDIRMEKGEYEPARKRFLEAVPLLEQGDDAEALALGHLLLGESEGLLGNHEGARPHLLRAVELYLELHDHAYEARARWDLGLSCYYQQDYAAARKQFETLIPLYEDLKQTGEVAKVRNILAHFTARGV; via the coding sequence ATGCACCACCCCACCGAAGACACCCAACGCACCCACATCCTCGACGCCATCCAGAAGCAGAAGAACGCGCTGGCGCCGCTGCGCATCACCGGCTCGCCCACCGAGGTGGGCCAGGGCCTGGTGAACCTGGCCGAGCTGCACGGCCTGCTGGAGGACCACGCCGCCAGCCGGCAGTTCTACGAGGAGGCGCTCGAGAAGTTCCAGGAGGCCAAGTACAAGCCCGGCCAGGCGCAGGCCCTGATGGGCCTGGGCATCGTGAAGGCGAACTTCGAGGATCACCGCGGCGCGATTGAGCAGATTGCCCGCGCCGCCATGCTCTTCAACGAGTCCAAGGACCGTGAGGGCGAGGCCCTGGCCCGCGCCTGCATCGGTGAGTCCCTGCGCTCGCTGGGGCAGCCGGAGGCCGCCGAGGAGAAGTACCAGGAGGCGCTCATCCTGCTGCGCCAGACGCGCAACTCGGAGCGGGTGGCGCGGCTGCTCATCGACATTGGCGACATCCGCATGGAGAAGGGCGAGTACGAGCCCGCCCGGAAGCGCTTCCTGGAGGCCGTGCCGCTCCTGGAGCAGGGCGACGACGCGGAGGCGCTCGCGCTGGGGCACCTGTTGCTGGGCGAATCGGAGGGGCTGCTTGGCAACCACGAGGGCGCGCGCCCGCACCTGCTCCGCGCGGTGGAGCTGTACCTGGAGCTGCACGACCACGCGTACGAGGCCCGCGCCCGGTGGGACCTGGGCCTGTCCTGCTACTACCAGCAGGACTACGCGGCGGCCCGGAAGCAGTTCGAGACGCTGATTCCGCTCTACGAGGATTTGAAGCAGACGGGTGAGGTGGCCAAGGTGCGGAACATCCTGGCCCACTTCACCGCGCGCGGCGTGTGA
- a CDS encoding sulfite exporter TauE/SafE family protein codes for MTLLLLIAVGALAGTLGAMLGIGGGIVLVPALVLGFDIPLEEAIPASLMCVVASSCSAAAGYVHKHLSDIRLGLSLELATVLGAIAGGLVAALVAPAMVAVVFGLFTLYVALQMLLVRSPQQEPAALDDYTPTNYPLGISGSFVAGGLSSLLGVGGGPLKVPLMTYGMHVPFKVASATSNLMIGVTGAASVAAYALRGHLKLALVSPLVVGVLGGAYVGSRLMPMVPTAVLKRLFALVLLVVAAQMLWKGGEGLWPSILK; via the coding sequence CGGGAACGCTGGGCGCGATGCTCGGCATTGGTGGCGGAATCGTGCTGGTTCCCGCGCTGGTGCTGGGGTTCGACATCCCGCTGGAGGAGGCGATTCCGGCGAGCCTGATGTGCGTGGTGGCCAGCTCGTGCTCCGCCGCCGCGGGTTACGTGCACAAGCACCTGAGCGACATCCGCCTGGGGCTGTCGCTGGAGCTGGCGACGGTGCTGGGCGCCATCGCCGGCGGCCTGGTGGCGGCCCTGGTGGCGCCGGCGATGGTGGCGGTGGTGTTCGGGCTCTTCACGCTCTACGTGGCGCTGCAGATGCTGCTCGTGCGTTCGCCCCAGCAGGAGCCCGCCGCGCTCGATGACTACACGCCCACCAACTACCCGCTGGGCATCTCCGGCTCCTTCGTGGCCGGTGGCCTGTCCTCGCTGTTGGGGGTGGGCGGGGGGCCGCTCAAGGTGCCGCTGATGACGTACGGCATGCACGTGCCGTTCAAGGTGGCGAGCGCGACGAGCAACCTGATGATTGGCGTCACGGGCGCCGCGAGCGTTGCCGCGTACGCGTTGAGGGGCCATCTGAAACTGGCGTTGGTGTCGCCGCTGGTGGTGGGCGTCCTGGGCGGCGCGTATGTGGGCAGCCGGCTGATGCCGATGGTGCCCACGGCGGTGTTGAAGCGGTTGTTCGCCCTGGTGTTGCTGGTGGTCGCGGCACAGATGCTGTGGAAGGGAGGGGAGGGATTGTGGCCGAGCATCCTGAAGTGA